The Fluviicola sp. genome contains a region encoding:
- a CDS encoding aldehyde dehydrogenase family protein, producing the protein MERLEILKTYKIFIGGQFPRTESGRYYTPLDQKGQPLANMCLSSRKDFRNAVVAARKAFGSWSEKTAFNRGQILYRIAEMLEGRKAQFVEELVKQGSSEAKAKQEVELAIDRCVYYAGWCDKYQQVFSSVNPVASSHFNFSALEPMGVVGIIAPQTNGLIGLVSTILPVIAGGNACVVLASENLPLCAITFAEVLATSDLTGGVVNILTGTEKELVDQFHSHMDVNAVVYAGGNNEYAWAIESGADCNVKRVFIYEKDFTREADENPYYITDLQELKTTWHPIENVGGATSSY; encoded by the coding sequence ATGGAACGTTTGGAAATACTAAAAACATACAAAATCTTCATCGGCGGACAATTCCCGCGCACGGAATCCGGAAGGTATTACACTCCGCTGGATCAAAAGGGACAGCCTTTGGCGAATATGTGCCTGTCTTCCCGGAAAGATTTCAGGAATGCAGTGGTAGCTGCGCGAAAAGCTTTTGGTTCCTGGTCGGAGAAAACGGCTTTTAACCGCGGACAGATCCTGTACCGCATTGCCGAAATGCTGGAAGGACGCAAAGCTCAGTTTGTAGAAGAATTGGTGAAACAGGGAAGTTCCGAAGCAAAAGCGAAGCAGGAAGTAGAACTTGCAATCGACCGCTGCGTGTATTATGCAGGCTGGTGCGACAAGTACCAGCAGGTTTTCTCTTCCGTGAACCCGGTGGCCAGCAGTCATTTTAATTTCTCGGCTTTGGAACCGATGGGAGTGGTGGGAATCATCGCTCCGCAGACCAATGGGTTGATCGGCCTGGTTTCAACTATTTTACCGGTTATTGCAGGAGGAAATGCATGTGTGGTCCTGGCTTCGGAGAACCTGCCCCTGTGTGCGATCACTTTTGCAGAGGTTTTAGCGACCTCAGACCTGACTGGCGGCGTAGTAAACATCCTGACAGGAACCGAGAAAGAATTGGTAGATCAATTCCACAGCCACATGGATGTGAATGCGGTAGTATATGCTGGCGGAAACAACGAATATGCATGGGCGATTGAATCCGGTGCTGACTGCAACGTGAAACGCGTATTTATCTATGAAAAAGACTTCACCCGGGAAGCAGATGAAAATCCGTATTACATTACCGATTTGCAGGAACTGAAAACGACCTGGCACCCGATCGAGAATGTGGGAGGTGCGACGAGTAGTTATTAG